The following are encoded in a window of Ensifer adhaerens genomic DNA:
- a CDS encoding glycosyltransferase family 4 protein: protein MTGSCRPKTVLFVFGWLVVGGEETEVRLLAANIDRSRYKIDVVACLHKDGMPAQTHQQLRALGIEVDTAPYSMSLEETVAYLADKIPSYDVVVSCQNVADIYPALERLHIRPPLIEHGGLVLEALSGPKHLTSRYVGVCRSIRDAAASRMPGRECDAREIPSMVDLKEFEPSRRSATRRQLGIYDDTILVGWVGRLDAKKNVETFIEAAAIIHAQDHTMRFVIVGGPDAFMPEYAQHLKALCSKLGLDAVLSFLGDRVDVADLLAAFDVFVWLSRDEGMPHVISEAGAACLPVIATADNGSRQQIKHGLSGYFVGHDDPLAVAEAVTMLAGSPELRASFGLQLRLHVEKTYSVEAVVPQWQALFDEVLEERTPCAPTGLFQSFFQGGFECSTHRVRPRDGVGRGRRLDMIASIKHEQYAENDYRQLASHHIRSVRDGFRWHLVEQLPGTYDWSSVLPLMRAARTTGTQVIWDLMHYGWPDDIDIWSPEFVRRFARFAGAAAKLLRSEIAAPPFFVPVNEISFFSWAGGDAAYLNPWAGRRGFELKVQLARASIAAMDAILEVEPRARFVHCEPAINVLADPERPGDRLAAEGHRLAQYQAWDMISGRLWPQLGGAEKYLDIIGVNYYHNNQWIHGGPTIDVEHPLYKPFRKILVETYARYGRPMLIAETGTEGDRRSDWLAYVGEEVRAAMMWGVPIEAVCLYPIANHAGWDDGRPCDNGLLSAEPTPPLRNVYRPLADQLFHQVKTIEAFLQEIANKHDAPPRSSRASRM, encoded by the coding sequence ATGACGGGATCATGCCGCCCCAAGACCGTCCTCTTCGTCTTCGGCTGGTTGGTGGTGGGAGGAGAGGAAACCGAGGTTCGTCTTCTTGCGGCCAATATCGACCGTTCGCGCTACAAAATCGATGTGGTCGCATGTTTGCACAAGGACGGCATGCCCGCGCAGACGCATCAGCAGCTGCGGGCTTTGGGCATCGAAGTGGACACTGCGCCCTATTCCATGTCGCTCGAAGAGACCGTTGCCTATCTCGCCGACAAAATTCCTTCTTATGACGTGGTGGTTTCATGTCAGAATGTTGCAGACATTTACCCGGCACTTGAACGGCTGCACATTCGCCCGCCGTTGATCGAGCATGGTGGCCTGGTCCTGGAAGCTTTGAGCGGACCGAAACATTTGACCAGTCGCTATGTGGGTGTCTGTCGCTCCATTCGCGACGCCGCCGCGTCTCGAATGCCTGGGCGGGAATGTGATGCCCGAGAGATCCCATCTATGGTCGATCTCAAGGAGTTCGAGCCGAGCCGGCGGTCTGCAACGCGCCGGCAACTCGGCATCTACGACGACACGATCCTGGTCGGGTGGGTAGGGCGTCTTGATGCAAAAAAGAATGTCGAGACCTTCATCGAGGCGGCCGCGATTATTCACGCACAAGATCACACCATGCGCTTTGTGATCGTGGGAGGACCAGATGCATTCATGCCCGAGTATGCGCAGCATCTGAAGGCTCTGTGTAGCAAGCTTGGATTGGATGCCGTCTTGAGCTTCCTGGGTGACCGGGTCGACGTCGCGGACCTGCTTGCAGCGTTCGACGTGTTCGTCTGGCTTTCGCGGGATGAGGGCATGCCCCATGTCATTTCTGAGGCTGGGGCCGCCTGCCTTCCGGTCATTGCAACGGCCGACAACGGTTCACGACAACAGATCAAACACGGCCTTTCTGGCTATTTTGTCGGACATGACGATCCACTAGCAGTGGCAGAGGCCGTCACAATGCTTGCCGGATCGCCGGAGTTGCGCGCCAGCTTCGGTCTACAGTTGCGTTTGCATGTAGAGAAGACTTACAGCGTCGAAGCGGTGGTTCCGCAGTGGCAGGCGCTTTTTGACGAAGTCCTTGAGGAAAGGACGCCGTGCGCTCCGACCGGACTGTTCCAGTCTTTCTTCCAAGGAGGCTTTGAATGTTCCACCCACCGCGTCCGACCAAGGGATGGGGTGGGCCGGGGTCGGCGCCTGGATATGATAGCCTCGATAAAACACGAACAATATGCGGAAAATGATTACCGTCAGCTGGCGAGCCATCATATCCGCAGCGTACGGGATGGTTTTCGCTGGCATCTGGTCGAGCAACTGCCCGGAACATATGACTGGAGCAGTGTTTTACCGTTAATGCGCGCAGCGCGCACCACCGGAACGCAGGTCATCTGGGATCTTATGCACTACGGCTGGCCCGATGATATCGATATATGGTCGCCTGAATTTGTGAGACGGTTTGCGCGTTTTGCGGGGGCTGCCGCAAAACTCCTGCGAAGCGAAATCGCGGCCCCGCCGTTCTTCGTGCCTGTCAACGAAATCTCTTTCTTTTCATGGGCGGGTGGAGATGCTGCTTACCTCAACCCTTGGGCAGGGCGCAGGGGCTTTGAGCTCAAGGTGCAGCTTGCGCGCGCCTCGATCGCGGCGATGGATGCTATTCTTGAGGTCGAGCCTCGGGCCCGATTTGTCCACTGCGAGCCGGCCATCAATGTTTTGGCCGATCCCGAGCGACCAGGCGATCGACTTGCTGCTGAAGGCCATCGATTGGCACAATACCAAGCCTGGGACATGATTTCGGGACGCTTGTGGCCCCAGTTGGGAGGCGCGGAAAAGTATCTCGATATCATCGGCGTCAACTACTACCATAACAACCAGTGGATCCACGGCGGCCCGACGATCGACGTCGAACACCCTCTCTACAAACCATTCCGCAAAATTCTTGTCGAAACCTACGCTCGATATGGCAGGCCAATGCTGATCGCAGAGACGGGTACTGAAGGCGATCGCCGGTCCGATTGGCTGGCATATGTCGGCGAAGAAGTCAGGGCTGCCATGATGTGGGGAGTGCCTATAGAGGCAGTATGTCTTTATCCTATTGCCAATCATGCGGGCTGGGATGACGGTCGCCCTTGCGACAATGGCCTTTTGTCAGCTGAACCAACGCCACCTCTTCGCAATGTTTACAGGCCGTTGGCGGATCAGTTGTTCCATCAGGTCAAAACGATCGAGGCATTTCTTCAAGAAATTGCAAACAAACATGATGCTCCGCCCCGGAGTTCGCGTGCTTCACGGATGTAA
- a CDS encoding DUF72 domain-containing protein, with the protein MVERSSEELAERRARRAQRRQRQRLANIGRAEKMHALRLALGTNGGALTIPRDLLHGLHIGCSGWYYWHWKGQLYPADIPSSKWFPIYAQQFQTVELNAPFYSWPTIAAVRNWLRQAGPNFVYTVKVCELITHVRRFDDTSTLVKDFGYIADVLGPQMGCFLFQLPPSVRYSAEMLHTILAQLDPSRRNVVEFRHKSWWNDDVFDAFEKNGTIFCSCSGPRLPDALVKTCDDIYVRFHGPYQWYRHDYSDAELRIWAERIRQSGAKTVWAYFNNDRDGHAIKNAKRLSELLLE; encoded by the coding sequence ATGGTGGAGCGCTCTTCGGAAGAACTTGCAGAACGTCGCGCCCGTCGCGCGCAGCGCCGACAGAGGCAGCGGCTTGCGAATATAGGCCGGGCCGAAAAGATGCATGCGTTGAGATTGGCGCTGGGGACGAATGGAGGCGCGCTCACCATTCCGCGGGACCTGTTACACGGCCTCCATATCGGCTGCTCGGGTTGGTACTATTGGCACTGGAAAGGACAGCTTTATCCGGCAGATATTCCTTCGAGCAAGTGGTTTCCCATCTATGCCCAGCAGTTCCAAACGGTGGAGCTCAATGCGCCCTTTTATTCATGGCCGACGATCGCCGCGGTGAGGAATTGGCTGCGACAAGCAGGACCGAATTTTGTTTACACGGTCAAAGTCTGTGAGCTCATTACCCACGTCAGGCGCTTCGACGACACCAGCACCTTGGTCAAGGACTTTGGCTACATAGCCGACGTTCTCGGCCCCCAGATGGGCTGCTTTCTGTTTCAATTGCCTCCAAGCGTCCGTTACTCCGCCGAGATGTTGCACACCATACTGGCTCAGCTTGACCCTTCCCGTCGAAACGTTGTGGAGTTCCGCCACAAGAGTTGGTGGAATGACGACGTCTTCGACGCTTTTGAGAAAAATGGAACTATTTTCTGCTCCTGCAGTGGCCCTCGGCTGCCCGACGCCCTCGTGAAGACTTGCGATGACATCTATGTGCGGTTTCACGGGCCATATCAATGGTATAGGCACGATTACAGTGACGCCGAACTGAGGATATGGGCGGAACGCATCCGCCAAAGCGGAGCGAAAACGGTCTGGGCTTACTTCAACAATGATCGTGATGGTCATGCGATCAAGAATGCCAAGCGCCTGTCGGAGCTGCTGCTCGAGTAG
- a CDS encoding YihY/virulence factor BrkB family protein, with protein MTFKRQEVDVTKSREAVEPGRGRNASTPEEIPPKGIRDVFWRVVSEMFEERVFLIAAGVSFYLLLALFPALAALVSFYGFIADPIDIGTHMSVLDDLLPPGSYALISDQLKSLTSQKTTTLSFGFVSGLFISLWSSANGISALFDAMNVAYGETEKRTFVTRTLLCLAFTFAGLLFAVVLIVAIGVIPALLAYLWLDRWTEILTRTVRWPMILFLVAIGTASIYRYGPSRERAKLRWLNWGVLFSTFMWLAASWLFSFYLQNFANYNATYGALGALVGFMMWVWISTVILIIGALINAELEHQTVVDSTTGIPLPMGERGAYVADTLGKAAD; from the coding sequence ATAACTTTTAAGCGGCAAGAGGTCGATGTGACGAAGTCAAGGGAAGCCGTGGAACCGGGCAGGGGGCGAAATGCTTCAACGCCTGAAGAGATACCGCCGAAAGGCATTCGCGATGTCTTTTGGCGTGTTGTTTCAGAAATGTTCGAGGAGCGTGTTTTCCTGATCGCGGCGGGGGTGAGTTTCTATCTTCTGTTGGCACTCTTTCCCGCTCTTGCTGCCCTCGTGTCCTTTTACGGCTTCATCGCCGATCCCATCGACATCGGAACCCATATGAGCGTGCTGGACGATCTGTTGCCACCCGGGTCTTACGCTTTGATTTCGGACCAGTTGAAATCTTTGACATCCCAGAAGACGACAACGCTTAGTTTCGGTTTCGTCAGCGGCCTGTTCATCTCGCTCTGGAGTTCTGCCAATGGCATTTCGGCGCTTTTTGATGCCATGAACGTCGCCTATGGCGAAACTGAGAAGAGGACATTCGTCACCCGGACGCTGCTTTGTCTCGCATTCACGTTCGCCGGGTTGCTTTTTGCGGTGGTCCTGATCGTGGCAATCGGCGTCATTCCCGCCTTGCTGGCGTATCTGTGGCTCGATCGGTGGACTGAAATCCTGACGAGGACGGTGCGGTGGCCGATGATCCTCTTCCTCGTCGCTATCGGCACGGCCTCGATCTACCGGTACGGGCCGAGCCGCGAGCGGGCGAAGCTACGGTGGCTCAATTGGGGTGTCCTATTCAGCACGTTTATGTGGCTCGCCGCCTCATGGCTCTTTTCCTTCTATTTGCAGAATTTCGCGAACTACAACGCGACTTACGGCGCTCTCGGCGCGCTAGTGGGTTTCATGATGTGGGTATGGATTTCGACGGTTATCCTCATCATAGGTGCTCTGATTAACGCGGAGCTCGAACACCAGACAGTCGTCGACTCCACCACCGGTATACCCCTCCCGATGGGTGAACGCGGCGCCTACGTTGCTGACACACTCGGCAAAGCTGCCGACTAG
- a CDS encoding alpha/beta fold hydrolase: protein MFEGFKLETIPVTAGQLRVRHGGSGPPVLLLHGHPRTHVTWWKVAERLADTFRVICPDLPGFGQSYVPQDTPDHSGSSKRAKAAACVELMGALGHTQFAVVGHDRGAYTAFRLAMDHPDSVTHLVVLDAVPILEALERTGEQFARKWWHWFFFAVPDKPERAILADPDAWYGGEMEPMGQAAYEDFRAATRNPSVVHGMLEDYRAGLGVDRQHDLADRRAGRLIECPMLCLWSRLDDLADLYDDVLAVWTPWATNLEGHSISSGHHMAEEAPEELSKALARFLSQIEI from the coding sequence ATGTTCGAGGGCTTCAAACTTGAAACGATACCTGTAACAGCTGGCCAGCTGCGGGTGCGACATGGCGGAAGCGGTCCGCCTGTTCTATTGCTTCACGGCCACCCCCGGACCCACGTCACCTGGTGGAAGGTGGCGGAGCGGCTGGCAGACACCTTTCGGGTTATCTGTCCAGATCTGCCGGGATTTGGTCAATCCTATGTTCCGCAGGATACGCCTGACCACTCCGGCTCGTCGAAACGGGCCAAGGCTGCCGCATGCGTCGAGCTGATGGGGGCGCTTGGACATACTCAATTTGCCGTTGTCGGGCATGATCGTGGCGCCTACACCGCGTTTCGGCTCGCAATGGATCATCCCGACAGCGTCACGCACCTGGTCGTACTCGACGCTGTTCCAATCCTGGAAGCTCTCGAACGAACTGGTGAGCAGTTTGCGAGAAAATGGTGGCATTGGTTTTTCTTTGCCGTCCCTGATAAGCCGGAACGCGCAATCCTTGCCGATCCGGATGCGTGGTACGGCGGCGAAATGGAACCAATGGGTCAGGCTGCCTATGAGGACTTCCGAGCCGCCACCCGCAATCCTTCCGTTGTTCACGGTATGCTTGAAGACTACCGGGCTGGGCTGGGTGTCGATAGGCAACACGACCTCGCCGATCGGCGGGCCGGCCGGTTGATCGAGTGCCCGATGTTGTGTCTATGGTCCAGGTTGGACGACCTCGCGGATCTCTACGATGATGTTCTGGCGGTGTGGACCCCCTGGGCAACGAACCTCGAGGGCCACTCCATCAGTTCAGGCCATCATATGGCTGAGGAAGCACCCGAGGAATTGTCGAAGGCACTTGCTCGCTTCCTAAGCCAAATCGAAATCTAG
- a CDS encoding response regulator, whose product MNPVNILLVDDQPTKLLSYEVVLQDLGENLLKAQSGREALEHLLRSDIAVILVDVCMPEQDGFELVSMIREHPRYQNTAIIFVSAVMMAEPDRLRGYAAGAVDYVSVPIVPDVLRAKVRVFADLYRKTRELERLNAELENRVRERTAELEASATELRQLNEELEQRIEQRTREREAALAQLFEAQKLDTVGQLTGGVAHDFNNLLMAILGSLKLLKKQLPQGGKSERLVENSIQAAERGAALTQRLLAFARRQELKPQPIDFLDLFQNIEDILVRALGPGIDVRKHIPASLPPLLVDRNQLELALLNLFVNARDAMVGGGTLGVSAEEDLTSMPVNLKPGRYVRITVSDSGEGMDEATVARATEPFFTTKGQGKGTGLGLSMVHGLAAQSGGALSLSSRKDEGTTVALWLPVAEDSVPASTPLETTALEVSQVQSPLRVLVVDDDVLVSMGTAAMLEDLGHTVVEASSAATALEILGSGHTFDLVISDQAMPGMTGAELARLIFSSYPGLPVILASGYSELPDDEGLQALLRMTKPFTQEELQTTIGRAVAHRATAA is encoded by the coding sequence ATGAATCCTGTCAACATTCTTCTTGTCGATGATCAACCGACGAAATTGCTGAGTTACGAAGTGGTCCTCCAGGATCTGGGTGAAAATCTCCTGAAGGCGCAATCCGGACGGGAAGCTCTGGAGCATCTTCTTCGAAGCGACATCGCGGTAATCCTGGTCGATGTGTGCATGCCGGAACAGGACGGGTTCGAACTCGTCAGCATGATCCGCGAGCATCCGCGATACCAAAACACGGCGATCATCTTCGTGTCGGCCGTCATGATGGCGGAACCCGACCGATTGCGCGGTTACGCCGCTGGCGCCGTCGATTATGTCTCGGTCCCGATCGTACCGGATGTCCTACGTGCCAAGGTTAGGGTCTTTGCGGATCTCTACCGCAAGACCCGCGAGCTCGAACGTCTCAATGCGGAACTCGAGAACCGAGTCCGCGAGCGCACAGCCGAGCTGGAGGCGTCTGCGACCGAACTCCGGCAGCTCAATGAGGAACTCGAACAGCGCATCGAACAGAGGACGCGCGAACGAGAGGCAGCGCTTGCGCAACTGTTCGAAGCGCAAAAGCTCGACACCGTGGGTCAATTGACTGGCGGTGTTGCTCATGACTTCAACAACCTGCTGATGGCGATCCTCGGCAGTTTGAAGCTTTTGAAGAAGCAGCTCCCTCAGGGAGGTAAGAGCGAGCGGCTGGTCGAAAACTCGATCCAGGCGGCCGAGCGTGGTGCCGCATTGACCCAACGCTTGCTGGCGTTCGCCCGTCGTCAGGAACTGAAACCTCAACCGATCGATTTCCTCGATCTTTTTCAAAACATTGAAGACATACTCGTCCGCGCTCTTGGCCCCGGCATCGACGTGCGAAAACACATTCCCGCATCTCTTCCGCCGTTGCTCGTCGATCGCAACCAGCTCGAGCTTGCCTTGCTCAACCTGTTCGTGAACGCTCGCGATGCGATGGTAGGTGGCGGCACGCTTGGCGTGTCGGCTGAGGAGGATTTAACATCGATGCCCGTTAACCTCAAGCCGGGTCGCTACGTGCGAATAACGGTTTCGGACAGCGGTGAAGGCATGGACGAGGCCACTGTGGCGCGCGCGACCGAGCCATTTTTTACCACCAAGGGGCAGGGAAAAGGGACGGGGCTCGGCTTGTCGATGGTCCACGGCCTTGCAGCTCAATCCGGCGGTGCGTTGAGCCTTTCGAGTAGAAAGGACGAAGGCACTACCGTCGCGCTTTGGTTGCCCGTCGCCGAAGATTCCGTGCCGGCGAGCACGCCCTTGGAAACCACCGCGCTCGAGGTTTCCCAAGTCCAAAGTCCTTTGAGGGTACTTGTAGTCGACGACGATGTTCTCGTCAGTATGGGGACAGCCGCTATGCTGGAGGATCTCGGCCATACCGTTGTGGAGGCATCTTCGGCAGCCACCGCACTCGAGATCCTTGGATCGGGACATACGTTCGATCTCGTTATCAGCGACCAGGCGATGCCAGGCATGACGGGTGCGGAGCTGGCACGTTTGATTTTCTCGTCCTATCCGGGTCTCCCAGTGATCCTTGCTTCGGGATATTCTGAGTTGCCCGACGACGAGGGACTTCAGGCGCTCTTGAGAATGACAAAGCCGTTTACGCAGGAAGAACTACAAACAACGATCGGACGCGCGGTGGCCCACCGGGCCACAGCCGCTTGA